One window of the Nocardia huaxiensis genome contains the following:
- a CDS encoding serine protease codes for MSGSFAAAPRLNATVARVWSADGVAVGSGFVIDASHIATCAHVVQAAVGELSANARVAVDFPLVAGAPRIVARVGRYVGVGADGRGDIAILEMDEEIVGAVAAPPLWRADRPWGREFRMIGFPAELPDGAWTSGEFRDGQGTGWLQLQGSVGTQPITPGFSGAPVWDVGSAAVVGMAVAADRRRLTRTAFMIPVTEVLGLDPALLPNPYRGLEPFSEHDSRLFYGRDADIDRVVAALRSQSVVAVAGPSGTGKSSLVLAGVVPRMRDAGWRIEYQTADSRWVNPRTPAGEKVLLVADQFEEVVAADAGAARQWLRDWIDRAADPAVRVLFTLRWDALNELFENDLVPVLEEALLALSPLGRDQLRQAIRGPASHAPGVDIDEALVERLVDDIAGEPGGLPLLESVLTEMWDQRTGGLLTVDDYEKVGRAAGSIARRAERVLGEFDAPGAAAARRLLTMLATPRGDDFVRTSVFLRDFPELHTATGRLARERLVVTGRDTDGTDTVELAHQALIDNWPTLRDWLEADRAFLSWQRQTEIARSEWESRDRDEGGLLRGSALSAAEEWMAVRGNDIPAPVRRYVDAASRVRRREVRRWRVVTAVLAVFALVAGSAAVIAYRSSEQRAETLRQRAGVSLAQESLRLAASQPNTALQLAQAAARLAPDDHNVEAALLTQQIRLASAVSIRTDLWRDATLFASDDAGTVVVVGENDGTVTVWPGLLDGRTDPWRLPTENVVALELSKNGSKLVTVGTHGGVRLWNVTERSGPFQLVPDGAAALPDTAVLAKFSFDGARLVLSRDDLRSRLPFSDARRPQSEVGGADSVLLFDTAAATPAELAGFTSARADLIPLRVDSQRPEIWFAEYDGTRGRTLMRDPVGQLVPWTAATAKEIGFAVKDCGDKAGVVLVREAVGVRIHGWEAGCNAADMHGIAGVFDETGRYQLTAISIDNSLFQSLEVTDFTNFGDSGNYLLQTRYQTTGARAYVVRPGPDGPEVFVIGADDLTRYPTGRRIADPGTPGVNGLEFGRDPATMAWSPDIRYVAEFHTSAEPYTLELHQLRPRTNPVASIPVDWSATGIDLTFTADGRYVVVGRDTHELLVYAVPELSFVTRIELPVPAELPDPVNRVSAVDSTSVEGGPSPVSGIPLRDDVIAVLHAGYVTRWHAGSGSEIGAPQQVWQQPEELALVAEYGRAIGNGANPDELTLFVRDRITVWDTVGGRAVRTMTGDGGSPMWSAFKDGDLPFAYVWTVEQRVQVWNTETGEVSVSPVAVPRSEVLELAPNGLLVIGWETGQIQIADRIEGTLVDGTVPFPQLVRRVAMEGTDLHILSADGLMTMNLDRVGMADRLCAVNDRDFTAAELELLPPGADSGRPCR; via the coding sequence ATGTCTGGCTCTTTCGCTGCCGCACCGCGATTGAACGCGACGGTGGCGCGCGTGTGGTCCGCGGACGGGGTGGCCGTGGGTTCCGGGTTCGTGATCGATGCCTCCCATATCGCGACGTGTGCACATGTCGTGCAGGCCGCTGTCGGCGAGCTGTCGGCCAATGCCCGGGTGGCGGTGGATTTTCCGCTGGTCGCGGGCGCGCCGCGAATCGTCGCCAGGGTCGGCCGGTACGTGGGGGTCGGCGCGGACGGGCGGGGCGATATCGCCATTCTCGAGATGGACGAGGAGATCGTGGGCGCGGTCGCCGCGCCGCCGCTGTGGCGGGCCGACCGGCCATGGGGGCGGGAGTTCCGGATGATCGGATTCCCCGCCGAATTGCCGGATGGCGCTTGGACTTCCGGAGAATTCCGGGACGGTCAGGGGACCGGGTGGCTACAGCTGCAGGGCTCGGTCGGGACGCAGCCCATCACGCCCGGATTCAGTGGCGCGCCCGTGTGGGATGTGGGCAGCGCCGCCGTCGTCGGGATGGCGGTGGCCGCCGACCGGAGGCGTCTGACCCGGACCGCCTTCATGATCCCGGTCACCGAGGTGCTGGGGCTGGATCCCGCGCTGCTGCCGAATCCCTATCGTGGCCTGGAACCATTCTCGGAGCACGATTCTCGCCTGTTCTACGGCCGCGACGCCGATATCGATCGGGTGGTGGCCGCACTGCGGAGCCAGTCCGTCGTCGCGGTCGCGGGTCCCTCCGGCACCGGAAAGTCGTCGCTGGTCCTGGCGGGCGTGGTGCCCCGCATGCGGGACGCCGGATGGCGAATCGAGTACCAGACCGCCGATTCGAGGTGGGTGAATCCGCGAACCCCGGCGGGGGAGAAGGTGCTGCTGGTCGCGGACCAGTTCGAGGAGGTGGTGGCCGCCGATGCCGGGGCGGCGCGACAGTGGTTGCGGGACTGGATCGACCGAGCGGCGGATCCCGCAGTGCGGGTGCTGTTCACGCTGCGCTGGGATGCGCTGAACGAGCTGTTCGAGAACGACCTGGTGCCGGTGCTGGAGGAGGCGCTGCTGGCACTGTCGCCGCTGGGCCGGGATCAGCTGCGCCAGGCCATTCGCGGTCCCGCCTCGCACGCGCCGGGCGTGGATATCGACGAGGCGCTGGTGGAGCGTCTGGTGGACGATATCGCCGGCGAGCCGGGCGGGCTCCCGCTGCTGGAATCGGTGCTGACCGAGATGTGGGACCAGCGCACGGGCGGCCTGCTCACCGTCGATGACTACGAAAAGGTCGGCCGCGCAGCGGGATCCATTGCCCGGCGGGCGGAGCGCGTGCTGGGCGAGTTCGACGCACCGGGTGCGGCGGCCGCCCGGCGGCTGCTCACCATGCTCGCCACCCCACGCGGCGACGATTTCGTCCGGACTTCGGTATTCCTGCGCGACTTCCCGGAATTGCACACCGCGACAGGACGATTGGCGCGTGAACGGCTGGTGGTCACCGGCCGCGACACCGATGGCACCGACACCGTCGAGCTCGCCCATCAGGCTCTGATCGACAATTGGCCGACCCTGCGGGACTGGCTCGAAGCCGACCGAGCCTTCCTGAGTTGGCAGCGGCAGACCGAAATCGCCCGGTCCGAGTGGGAATCCCGGGACCGGGACGAGGGCGGGCTGCTGCGGGGCAGCGCACTGTCCGCGGCCGAGGAGTGGATGGCGGTGCGCGGCAACGATATTCCCGCGCCCGTGCGCCGCTATGTCGATGCCGCGAGCCGGGTGCGGCGCCGGGAGGTGCGGCGCTGGCGTGTGGTGACCGCCGTGCTCGCGGTGTTCGCCCTGGTCGCGGGAAGTGCGGCCGTGATCGCCTACCGCAGCAGCGAACAGCGGGCCGAGACCCTGCGCCAGCGGGCCGGTGTTTCGCTGGCGCAGGAATCGCTGCGACTGGCGGCGTCACAACCCAATACCGCGCTCCAGCTCGCTCAGGCGGCCGCCCGGCTCGCACCCGATGACCACAATGTGGAGGCGGCGCTGCTCACCCAGCAGATCCGCCTCGCCTCGGCGGTGTCCATCCGAACCGATCTCTGGCGCGACGCAACCCTTTTCGCCTCCGACGATGCGGGGACCGTGGTCGTCGTGGGAGAGAACGACGGCACGGTCACCGTCTGGCCGGGTCTGCTGGACGGGCGGACGGACCCGTGGCGGCTGCCGACCGAGAATGTGGTCGCGCTCGAACTCAGCAAGAACGGTTCGAAATTGGTCACGGTGGGGACGCATGGCGGAGTGCGGCTGTGGAATGTGACCGAACGCAGCGGGCCGTTCCAGCTGGTACCGGACGGCGCGGCCGCACTGCCGGATACGGCTGTGCTGGCAAAGTTCTCGTTCGACGGTGCACGACTGGTGCTCTCGCGTGACGATCTGCGCTCCAGGTTGCCCTTCTCCGATGCACGGCGCCCGCAATCGGAGGTCGGTGGCGCCGATTCCGTGCTGCTCTTCGACACCGCGGCCGCCACGCCGGCGGAGCTGGCGGGTTTCACCAGTGCGCGCGCGGATCTGATTCCGCTGCGGGTGGATTCGCAGCGTCCGGAGATCTGGTTCGCCGAATACGACGGCACCCGCGGCCGCACCCTGATGCGGGATCCGGTGGGGCAACTCGTCCCGTGGACCGCGGCGACGGCCAAGGAGATCGGGTTCGCCGTCAAAGACTGCGGTGACAAGGCGGGAGTCGTGCTGGTGCGGGAAGCGGTGGGGGTTCGGATACATGGCTGGGAGGCGGGTTGCAATGCGGCGGATATGCACGGCATCGCGGGCGTGTTCGATGAAACGGGCCGATATCAGCTGACGGCGATATCGATCGACAATTCGCTCTTTCAATCGCTGGAGGTGACGGACTTCACCAACTTCGGCGATTCCGGCAACTATCTGCTGCAGACGAGATACCAGACCACCGGGGCCCGCGCGTATGTCGTGCGGCCCGGGCCGGACGGACCCGAGGTGTTCGTCATCGGAGCCGACGATCTCACCCGCTATCCGACTGGACGCCGCATCGCCGATCCGGGTACGCCGGGCGTGAACGGTCTGGAGTTCGGGCGCGATCCGGCGACGATGGCCTGGAGCCCGGATATCCGCTATGTCGCCGAGTTCCACACCAGCGCAGAGCCGTACACCTTGGAACTGCACCAGCTGCGGCCGCGCACCAATCCGGTCGCCTCGATCCCCGTCGATTGGAGTGCGACGGGAATCGATCTGACGTTCACCGCGGATGGACGATATGTCGTGGTGGGCCGCGACACTCATGAGCTGCTCGTGTACGCGGTGCCGGAGCTGAGTTTCGTCACGCGGATCGAACTGCCGGTGCCGGCCGAGCTGCCGGATCCGGTCAATCGCGTCTCGGCCGTCGATTCGACCAGTGTCGAGGGCGGTCCGTCGCCGGTCTCCGGAATTCCCTTGCGCGACGATGTGATCGCCGTATTGCACGCGGGGTACGTCACCCGGTGGCACGCGGGTTCCGGCAGCGAGATCGGTGCGCCGCAGCAGGTGTGGCAGCAGCCCGAGGAGCTGGCGCTGGTGGCCGAGTACGGGCGGGCGATCGGCAACGGCGCGAATCCGGACGAGTTGACCTTGTTCGTGCGGGATCGAATCACGGTGTGGGACACCGTCGGCGGACGTGCGGTACGAACCATGACCGGTGATGGCGGCAGCCCCATGTGGTCCGCGTTCAAGGACGGCGACCTGCCGTTCGCCTATGTGTGGACGGTGGAGCAGCGGGTTCAGGTGTGGAACACCGAGACCGGTGAGGTCTCGGTGTCACCCGTGGCGGTCCCGCGGTCGGAGGTGCTGGAACTGGCGCCCAACGGATTGCTCGTAATCGGCTGGGAGACAGGGCAGATCCAGATCGCGGACCGGATCGAGGGCACCCTCGTGGACGGCACGGTTCCGTTTCCGCAATTGGTGCGGCGGGTGGCGATGGAGGGGACCGACCTGCACATCCTGTCGGCCGACGGTCTGATGACGATGAATCTCGACCGCGTCGGCATGGCGGATCGGCTGTGCGCCGTCAATGATCGTGACTTCACCGCCGCGGAATTGGAACTCCTTCCGCCCGGCGCGGATTCGGGTCGTCCGTGCCGGTGA
- a CDS encoding DUF4189 domain-containing protein yields MHTRLAFAAATLAATALLLPAAPAQATTYWGAIATDGSRGAMGYAWNYTSQSSARTAALNQCGRSCKVLTTFTGCGAVSHSDSANRYTGGHGATRAAAEDASRWDWDSRVVRSVCNG; encoded by the coding sequence ATGCACACCCGCCTCGCCTTCGCCGCCGCCACCCTCGCCGCCACCGCCCTCCTCCTGCCCGCCGCCCCCGCCCAGGCCACCACCTACTGGGGCGCGATCGCGACCGACGGCTCGCGCGGTGCGATGGGCTACGCGTGGAACTACACCAGCCAGTCCTCGGCCCGCACGGCGGCACTCAACCAGTGCGGCCGCTCCTGCAAGGTCCTGACCACCTTCACCGGCTGCGGCGCGGTCTCCCACTCCGACAGCGCCAACCGCTACACCGGCGGCCACGGCGCCACCCGCGCCGCCGCCGAGGACGCCTCCCGCTGGGACTGGGACTCCCGGGTGGTGCGGTCGGTCTGCAACGGGTGA
- a CDS encoding RNA polymerase sigma factor, which produces MREWFVPTSADWPAPALPDDGEVLRTTAFEALLGEVLRECARDPLLLLEASAAGETVIRIARDREPVPDGFDEILLEAMESASDALIGWTTAQLGNRTDAEDIVQTALMRVYARRPAVANPDEMRAYLWTTVKNLVKDAWRRSATDRDRLAPDGDERLALLATQAGLPFDDLITLRHFLIAALDHLPQREREALVLRTYEGNTYAETAEIMGLASGTIKAYVHNALQKIRAGLEAA; this is translated from the coding sequence ATGCGCGAATGGTTCGTCCCCACCTCCGCCGATTGGCCCGCGCCCGCCCTGCCCGACGACGGCGAAGTGCTGCGCACCACCGCATTCGAAGCCCTGCTGGGCGAGGTGCTGCGCGAATGTGCCCGCGACCCGCTGCTGCTGCTGGAAGCCTCCGCCGCCGGCGAAACCGTCATCCGCATCGCCCGCGACCGCGAACCCGTCCCCGACGGGTTCGACGAGATCCTGCTGGAGGCCATGGAATCCGCGTCCGACGCCCTCATCGGCTGGACCACAGCGCAATTGGGCAACCGCACCGACGCCGAGGACATCGTCCAGACCGCCCTCATGCGCGTCTACGCCCGCCGCCCCGCCGTCGCCAACCCCGACGAAATGCGCGCCTACCTCTGGACCACGGTCAAGAACCTGGTCAAGGACGCCTGGCGGCGCTCCGCCACCGACCGCGACCGCCTGGCCCCCGACGGCGACGAACGCCTGGCCCTGCTCGCCACCCAGGCCGGCCTCCCTTTCGACGACCTGATCACCCTGCGTCACTTCCTCATAGCCGCCCTGGACCACCTCCCCCAGCGCGAACGTGAAGCCCTCGTCCTGCGCACCTACGAGGGCAACACCTACGCCGAAACCGCCGAGATCATGGGCCTCGCCTCCGGCACCATCAAGGCCTACGTCCACAACGCCCTGCAGAAGATCCGCGCCGGCCTCGAAGCCGCGTGA